The following coding sequences are from one Phycisphaeraceae bacterium window:
- a CDS encoding family 10 glycosylhydrolase — protein MIERSGWMVRVAVVTLVVASLGGVARAGHPVINSSMSYEDYVGIWVTRFDYSSEAQVRSIIADAASLGFTDIQFQVRGQGDARYDSNFEVWPQQSPYFSQDPGWDPLAVAVDEANQHGVRLHAWLNTIPMWNGSSPPTDPNHLWNAHPEWRLKDFNGNDQPLYNGYVGINPTVPEAQDHIANVAADIVANYGVAGIHLDYVRMVSGAGDDYAQDPASRARFTADTGLPFTGANSAFKQWIADNITELVVKVRDSIKALDQNQILSAAVWRDFNIAMNSHQQNSERWIEEEILDLALPMTYLSQQYDHLLESNVQMYAGIGGDTAVVTGLGPYLHGTDTALTLDQIERSRDNGSHGFQMYAYSTIRNTGPMRTAIADYIASLVTPAEFTVLADFTIEPEPFTTPASSSALTRFVNSSSQQVTTQSAIDGGQSLRIDVDGDASGWTLDLLSDPIDEFASQGWLGLWVKTESTDVSISLTLADGGQTEVSADRDLIGDGVWRLVQWDLDNPDDWFGLSSRTGNGVLDEAIVSLRSLRVIGEGVSWLLVDRLAHNPDGMLDPWLGDFNGNGGYSMVDLNLIAAGMGTPDYDLTGDGTTTADDLRFWIEELFGSKLGDTNLDKNVDLTDLSLLASYFGQSGLGWGQGDFNGDGEVGLVDLSLLASGFGFGAAVPEPATAGLLLGLLAIQRRR, from the coding sequence GTGATCGAACGATCGGGCTGGATGGTTCGGGTTGCTGTGGTGACACTGGTCGTGGCCTCGCTGGGCGGAGTCGCCCGGGCCGGGCATCCGGTGATCAACTCGTCCATGAGCTACGAGGACTACGTCGGCATCTGGGTCACGCGATTCGATTATTCCAGCGAGGCTCAGGTCCGCTCGATTATCGCCGACGCCGCCAGCCTCGGGTTCACCGACATCCAGTTCCAGGTCCGCGGCCAGGGCGATGCACGCTACGACAGCAACTTCGAGGTCTGGCCTCAACAGTCCCCCTACTTCAGCCAGGACCCGGGCTGGGACCCCCTGGCCGTCGCCGTGGACGAGGCCAATCAGCACGGGGTCCGCCTCCACGCATGGCTCAACACCATCCCAATGTGGAACGGCAGCAGCCCGCCGACCGACCCGAACCACCTCTGGAACGCCCACCCCGAGTGGCGCCTCAAGGACTTCAACGGCAACGACCAGCCGCTCTACAACGGCTACGTCGGCATCAACCCGACCGTGCCCGAGGCGCAGGACCACATCGCCAACGTCGCAGCAGACATCGTGGCGAACTACGGCGTCGCCGGCATTCACCTCGACTACGTGCGCATGGTCAGCGGGGCCGGGGATGATTACGCCCAGGACCCTGCCTCGCGCGCTCGCTTTACCGCTGATACCGGCTTGCCCTTCACAGGCGCGAACAGCGCCTTCAAGCAGTGGATCGCCGACAACATCACCGAGTTGGTGGTCAAGGTACGAGACTCAATCAAGGCCCTTGACCAGAATCAGATCCTCTCGGCCGCAGTCTGGCGCGATTTCAACATCGCCATGAACAGCCACCAGCAGAACTCCGAGCGTTGGATCGAGGAAGAGATCCTCGACCTCGCCCTGCCGATGACCTACCTCAGCCAGCAGTACGATCACCTTTTGGAATCGAACGTCCAGATGTACGCAGGCATCGGCGGGGATACAGCGGTCGTCACGGGGCTGGGGCCTTACCTCCACGGCACCGACACGGCGCTGACGCTCGACCAGATCGAGCGATCGCGGGACAACGGGTCACACGGTTTTCAGATGTACGCCTACTCGACGATCAGGAACACCGGCCCGATGCGCACGGCAATTGCCGACTACATCGCCAGCCTCGTCACACCCGCTGAGTTCACTGTCCTAGCTGATTTCACCATCGAACCCGAGCCGTTCACCACCCCCGCGTCGTCATCGGCATTGACCAGGTTCGTCAACAGCTCCTCGCAGCAGGTCACCACGCAGAGCGCCATCGATGGCGGGCAGTCACTGAGAATTGACGTCGATGGCGATGCTTCGGGCTGGACGCTGGACCTGCTGTCTGACCCGATCGATGAGTTTGCTTCGCAAGGCTGGCTGGGCTTGTGGGTCAAGACGGAATCAACGGACGTGAGCATCAGCCTCACCCTCGCCGATGGCGGCCAGACCGAAGTGTCAGCGGACCGTGATCTGATCGGCGATGGCGTCTGGCGACTGGTTCAGTGGGACCTCGATAACCCCGACGACTGGTTCGGCCTGTCATCGCGAACCGGCAACGGCGTCCTTGATGAAGCGATCGTGTCCCTAAGAAGCCTCCGTGTCATCGGCGAAGGCGTGTCCTGGCTCCTGGTCGATCGTCTGGCCCACAACCCCGACGGCATGCTGGACCCCTGGCTGGGCGACTTCAACGGCAACGGCGGGTACTCGATGGTCGATCTCAATCTGATCGCCGCAGGCATGGGCACGCCTGATTACGACCTCACTGGCGACGGAACCACCACGGCGGACGACCTGAGGTTCTGGATCGAGGAGTTATTCGGCAGCAAGCTCGGTGATACGAACCTCGATAAAAATGTGGACCTCACCGACCTCTCGCTCCTGGCCTCATACTTCGGCCAATCTGGGCTGGGTTGGGGGCAAGGAGACTTCAACGGTGACGGCGAGGTCGGCCTGGTGGACCTCAGCCTCCTGGCGTCAGGTTTCGGATTCGGCGCGGCCGTCCCGGAGCCCGCCACGGCAGGATTACTTCTTGGCCTGCTGGCGATACAGCGGCGGCGTTAG